The Saccharomonospora cyanea NA-134 genome includes a region encoding these proteins:
- a CDS encoding serine/threonine-protein kinase — MSEGDETLIAGRYRLEHQIGSGAMGVVWRAVDVRLDRPVAVKQLLLPPGLNATETEKARQRAFREGRIAARLQHPNAISVYNVADHEGHPVLVMEYLPSRSLSDLLDERGVLPPPEVAGIGAQVAAALVNAHEAGVIHRDVKPGNILIADDGIAKITDFGISRAAGDITVTSTGLLAGTPAFLSPETARGAEPGPAADVFSLGATLYAAVEGRPPFENPGNEIAMLHVVAAGNIIPPRQAGTLDGALRAMLHPEPQTRPTMAQAEAALRAVAEGRPDGFDAPTLPPGPVRGSTRVDLHPAAVAAIPATPPPQPQQQPGPRTPTSMPMPAPPAAPQQRQDRPPTGGHPVVRPTPTPASGSDAGQQGWSGARIATTAIAVLAAAAVGILVAELLVSGSDGPDDSTGANASGGDSSISVSAPTSPATTSPAGSQNPTTAASQESSSPPTSQPLSPAELEKAVADYYTLMPDNVEQGWQSLGPGLQAQGEESYRDFWSEIEAVSIVGGPTAVSGHIVEVEIEFVTEDSVTRETHQLGMVVQDGRALIDTDTVLNITDLGEPDEDEPDEDEEG; from the coding sequence GTGAGTGAGGGCGACGAAACACTGATCGCCGGGCGTTACCGGCTGGAACACCAGATCGGCAGCGGTGCGATGGGGGTCGTCTGGCGCGCGGTCGACGTACGGCTCGACCGGCCGGTGGCCGTGAAGCAGTTGTTGTTGCCTCCGGGCCTGAACGCCACCGAGACGGAGAAGGCGCGACAGCGGGCGTTCCGCGAAGGCCGTATCGCCGCCCGGCTCCAACATCCCAACGCCATCTCGGTCTACAACGTCGCCGACCACGAAGGCCACCCGGTACTCGTGATGGAGTACCTCCCGTCGCGGAGCCTGTCCGACCTGCTCGACGAGCGCGGCGTGCTCCCGCCGCCCGAGGTGGCGGGCATCGGCGCGCAGGTCGCGGCGGCGCTCGTCAACGCCCACGAGGCGGGCGTCATCCACCGTGACGTCAAACCCGGCAACATCCTGATCGCCGACGACGGCATCGCGAAGATCACCGACTTCGGGATCTCCCGGGCGGCGGGCGACATCACCGTAACCAGCACGGGCCTGCTGGCGGGCACACCCGCGTTCCTGTCGCCCGAGACGGCCCGGGGCGCGGAGCCCGGCCCCGCCGCCGACGTCTTCTCCCTGGGCGCCACCCTGTACGCGGCAGTGGAGGGCAGGCCGCCGTTCGAGAACCCGGGCAACGAGATCGCGATGCTGCATGTGGTGGCCGCGGGCAACATCATCCCCCCGCGCCAGGCGGGGACGTTGGACGGCGCGTTGCGCGCGATGCTGCACCCCGAACCGCAGACGCGCCCGACGATGGCACAGGCGGAGGCGGCGTTGCGTGCGGTGGCCGAAGGCCGCCCCGACGGATTCGACGCTCCCACGCTGCCTCCGGGGCCCGTGCGCGGTTCGACGCGCGTGGACCTCCATCCGGCGGCAGTCGCGGCGATCCCGGCCACACCCCCGCCGCAGCCGCAGCAGCAGCCCGGCCCCCGCACGCCGACGTCGATGCCGATGCCCGCGCCGCCCGCCGCACCGCAGCAGCGTCAGGACCGCCCGCCGACGGGAGGACATCCCGTCGTCCGCCCCACCCCGACTCCGGCCAGCGGATCCGACGCCGGACAGCAGGGATGGTCCGGTGCGCGGATCGCGACGACGGCCATCGCCGTTCTCGCGGCGGCGGCCGTGGGCATCCTGGTGGCCGAGCTGCTCGTGAGCGGCTCGGACGGTCCGGACGACTCCACGGGGGCCAACGCCTCGGGCGGGGACAGTTCGATCAGCGTGAGCGCCCCGACATCCCCGGCGACCACGTCGCCCGCCGGCTCGCAGAACCCCACCACGGCCGCTTCGCAGGAGTCCAGCTCGCCGCCCACCTCGCAGCCCCTGAGCCCCGCCGAGCTGGAGAAGGCCGTCGCCGACTACTACACGCTCATGCCCGACAACGTGGAGCAGGGCTGGCAGTCGCTGGGTCCGGGCCTGCAGGCCCAGGGTGAGGAGAGCTACCGGGACTTCTGGTCGGAGATCGAGGCCGTGAGCATCGTCGGCGGTCCCACGGCGGTGAGCGGGCACATCGTCGAGGTGGAGATCGAGTTCGTCACCGAGGACTCCGTCACCCGTGAGACGCACCAGCTGGGCATGGTGGTGCAGGACGGGCGGGCCCTCATCGACACCGACACGGTTCTCAACATCACCGACCTCGGTGAGCCCGACGAGGACGAGCCCGACGAGGACGAGGAAGGCTGA
- a CDS encoding metallophosphoesterase family protein yields the protein MIRIAAVGDVHLGENAQGRLRPALENLRERADVLLLAGDLTRHGTPAEARIVAREFADLGLPVLAVLGNHDYHADAVDEVTAILDGEAGIRVLEGDGVVLPVDGTRLGVAGVKGFAGGFEGRCASAFGEPEMKVFVEHTVDIADSLRSALKELDADVRVALMHYSPVPDTLHGEPLEIYPFLGAYQLGEVVDEVGAALAVHGHAHSGCEHGVTPAGVRVRNVAQPVIRSAYALYCLEDHAPPAAGEHA from the coding sequence ATGATCAGGATCGCGGCGGTCGGGGACGTGCACCTCGGCGAGAACGCCCAGGGCAGGCTGCGTCCCGCACTCGAGAACCTCCGGGAACGCGCTGACGTGCTGTTGCTCGCCGGCGACCTCACCCGGCACGGCACCCCTGCGGAGGCACGCATCGTCGCCCGCGAGTTCGCCGACCTCGGGCTGCCGGTGCTCGCGGTGCTCGGCAACCACGACTACCACGCCGACGCCGTCGACGAGGTCACGGCCATCCTCGACGGTGAGGCCGGGATCCGGGTCCTGGAAGGCGACGGGGTGGTGCTGCCCGTCGACGGCACCAGGCTCGGTGTCGCGGGTGTGAAGGGCTTCGCAGGCGGGTTCGAGGGCCGGTGCGCCAGTGCGTTCGGCGAGCCGGAGATGAAGGTCTTCGTCGAGCACACGGTGGACATCGCGGACTCCCTCCGGTCGGCGCTGAAGGAACTCGACGCCGACGTGCGTGTGGCCCTGATGCACTACTCCCCCGTGCCCGACACCCTGCACGGCGAACCGCTGGAGATCTACCCGTTCCTCGGGGCGTACCAGCTGGGCGAAGTGGTCGACGAGGTCGGTGCGGCGCTGGCGGTCCACGGCCACGCCCACTCCGGCTGCGAACACGGGGTCACCCCCGCGGGCGTCCGCGTGCGCAACGTCGCTCAGCCGGTGATCCGCTCGGCGTACGCGCTGTACTGCCTGGAGGACCACGCGCCGCCCGCTGCGGGAGAGCACGCGTGA
- a CDS encoding BON domain-containing protein → MSGHDPGEGHRHPEYLAARLRRALAEDERTAELGIQVDVRGDHVYLTGTVSSQTCKESLDAVLVEQEPELRLHNDVRVVEATAPDDAEVLR, encoded by the coding sequence ATGTCCGGCCACGATCCCGGTGAAGGCCACCGGCATCCCGAGTACCTGGCGGCGCGGTTGAGGCGGGCGCTCGCCGAGGACGAGCGCACCGCCGAGCTCGGTATCCAGGTGGACGTCCGGGGTGACCACGTCTATCTCACCGGCACGGTGTCGTCCCAGACGTGCAAGGAGAGCCTGGACGCCGTCCTGGTCGAGCAGGAGCCGGAGCTCCGCCTGCACAACGACGTCCGCGTGGTGGAGGCGACGGCACCGGACGACGCCGAGGTGTTGCGATGA
- a CDS encoding nucleotidyltransferase, translated as MDAEPEELLRTAMRVSNTLRAHGIRFALAGGCAVYAHGGPASDHDVDVFVTEEDAPVARKVLVAAGMRAVDPPENWLIKVYDGDRLVDLIFRPNGRPVTPELLDRAEELRLGATTAPVVPVTELMVDKLLVLEGHRCDFTPLLPIARAVREQVDWSAVARRTGASPYARAFLVLLSELGITDGRELAHAKGAPHVRPRSR; from the coding sequence GTGGACGCCGAACCCGAGGAGTTGCTCCGGACCGCGATGCGCGTGTCGAACACGCTGCGTGCCCATGGCATCCGGTTCGCGCTGGCCGGAGGGTGCGCAGTGTATGCGCACGGTGGGCCCGCCTCGGACCACGACGTGGACGTCTTCGTGACCGAGGAGGACGCCCCGGTCGCGCGGAAGGTGCTGGTCGCGGCGGGTATGCGGGCGGTCGACCCTCCCGAGAACTGGTTGATCAAGGTCTACGACGGCGACCGTCTCGTGGACCTGATCTTCCGCCCGAACGGCAGGCCGGTGACACCGGAGCTGCTCGACCGTGCGGAGGAACTGCGGCTGGGGGCCACCACCGCGCCGGTGGTGCCGGTGACCGAGCTCATGGTCGACAAGCTGCTGGTGCTGGAAGGCCACCGCTGCGACTTCACCCCCTTGCTGCCCATCGCCCGCGCCGTCCGCGAACAGGTGGACTGGTCCGCCGTGGCCAGGCGGACTGGCGCGTCGCCGTACGCGCGGGCGTTCCTGGTCCTGCTGTCCGAGCTCGGCATCACCGACGGGCGCGAACTCGCCCACGCGAAAGGAGCACCTCATGTCCGGCCACGATCCCGGTGA
- a CDS encoding DUF2795 domain-containing protein translates to MSQPNPIQMQKYLSGVDYPCGKEDLVRHAREKGADDDVLRHLENIPDRTYDGPNAVSAEFSKS, encoded by the coding sequence ATGTCCCAGCCCAACCCCATACAGATGCAGAAGTATCTGTCCGGCGTGGACTACCCGTGTGGCAAGGAGGACCTCGTCCGGCACGCCCGTGAGAAGGGCGCTGACGACGACGTGCTGCGCCATCTGGAGAACATCCCCGACCGTACCTACGACGGTCCCAACGCCGTGAGCGCGGAGTTCTCGAAGAGCTGA